The genome window TCTTGTAAGTTCTTAAGGTATCTAATAGAGAATAGGATTCTATCCCAGCTAATCACGCCAGCCACTCCATAATAGAATGGCGTGGGAAAGACAAGAAATCAAACGTTGTTAGACATGGTACGCtcgatgttaagttattcgAAGCTCTCAATCTTCCACAATATGAAAAAGGAACAGGGGCCGAAAAACCCCTACAACTTGTGCACATTGGCGTATGTGGCCCCATGAGTGCTAGTTCAAGAGGTGGTTACGAGTATTATGTAACCTTTATTGATGACTATTCCTGATATAGGCTTGTATACCTGGTGCACTGCAAAAGTgaaatctttgataaattcaaagagtttcgtgcaaaagtggagaaacaactaggtttacccaGAAAAGAACTTCGGTCTTATCGAGGTGGAGAATATTTATCTGATGAGTTCTTAGGGTACTTCATAAAGAATAAGATTATATCCTAGTTAATCACGTCGGGCACTCCATAACATAATGGTGTGGTAGAGAGAACAAATCAAACATTGTTAGACATAGTACGTTCgatgttaagttatttgaaGCTGCCAATCTCTTTTTGGAATACATTGTACAAATGACTTGctatattttgaatgatatgCCAACTAAGGCAGCATCGAAAACCCCATATGAATTGTGCCATGGCAGGAagtcaaattttaatcattttcgaATTTGGGGATGTTCGGCCCACATATTGGATAAGATGCGAGCAAGTTGGAGTCACAGATAGAATTGTgtatgtttgtaggatatccaaaGGGAACAAAGAgtaatttgttttataactCGAAAGACCAAACTATTATAATGTTAACTCATGCTGCATTCCTTGAAGAAAATTGCATGAATGACATCAAACCTCAGATAAAGAGGTACTCGAGGAATTTTAGGGAAATATACAAAACCCTGATGAAATGATTCCAAAATCAACACCTAATAATTGACTTGCAAACAATCAGCAACATAGGGTGCTTCATCGTAGTAGAAGGGTCCCTCATAGGCCTGAGTTCTTTCAATCTAGCGGAAGTGTTTTTAACCCTAAGTCTACTGAACAAAAAGACGGTGACCCACTCACATTTGATGAAGCAATGCAGAGTGCTTAATCCATGCTCTGAAAAATAACTATGAAAGTTGAGATGGACTCCATGTATTCAAACAcagtgtgggaacttgtagacttaccagAAGAGATTAAAACCAtaaggtgtaagtggatctacaagaggaaaagaaatgcaaatggaaaagtggaaacttataaTACTAGACTTGTAGCAAAAGGTTATACTTATATAGAAGGTATTGATTACAAAGACACCTTCTTTTTGGTTACCATGCTTAAGTTAATCCACATATTACTATCCATTGCGGTGACTCTCGATATGAACCTTGTAGCAAAAGGttatggacttaagcaagcatttcgctcatggaatcaaagatttgattaAGTGATCAAGacttttaaatttgatcaaaatgTACATGAACTTGTgtttataaacatttaaaagatgaaaaggtGGTCGTTATTGTTCTATATGTCAATGACATTCTACGCATTGGAAATGATGTAGGGATATTGACACTGGTTAAGTTATGGTTAACCCAATAATTTAGCATGAAAGACTTGGGATaagctaattttgttctagGTATTTTAATCCTAACGGATtgaaagaacaaagtgatagAACTATCTCAGGCTTCATACATAGACAAGATATTGAAGTGTTATGCAATGACCGattagaagaaagaaaatcaacATTTCGTATCAGGATTTCATATCTCTTTACAGGACTTTTTTAAGACaatgaaagaaagagagaatatGAGAAAGGTTTCTTATGCTTCAACAGTATGAAGTCTCATCTATGTTATGTCATGCACACAcccagattttttttttttgcaataggGTTGGTAAGTTGATATCAAGCAAATCTAGGACTAAGACACTAGTAAGCAATTAAGCGTATTCTCAAGTATTTACAAGAACGggggattatatgcttgtgtactCTGGAGGAGATCTCACTTCTATCGGATATATTGATTCTGACTTTCAAAGGTGTCGAGATTCAAGGAAATCAACATTGGGTTGTGTTTCTGTCCTAAATGGTGGGTCCATAATGTGAATAAGTGTTAAGCAGGGTTACACTGCTAACTTCACTATGGAGGGCTGAATATGAGATATGAAAAATCTATGGGACTATAATAGTGTGAATATAGCtaaacctaaattaaccatataagGACAAAACACAAAAGGGAGACAGTAATGTTTGACGGAATGGTTGACAAAGCCAAAGATTGTATATGAGGACTTATAGCgctagaaagaacataggttttcctcctcacttattggttaaattgtttctatctagttatccttagcatatattttagcatttttagtttagtaaattgcattttataactcaatataTCCTAGcccattttatccttaattttgctatatttttgcattaatgtcgctgcatgagttaattaCAAATTGCATTCAGAATTGTTGCCGCACCTGACAACTGTCCAGATAAGAACTAAAAATGCGTGAGATGTCTAGTCTAGTATAACCAATTTGTACATATAAGGAcagaaaaattttgaggaaagGGCACCTGTACTGTtggaggaggacataaaaggttgATGTACGATTAAAAAGGAGAGCTTTTCGTTgaccatcatcatcttcatcctACCTTGAAGCTTGCGCCTATAGCAGCTTAAGCCTCTCATGGGTGAGTCAACATGAAAACTGATGCAGAGTAGCTTCTGATGAGGAGACCTAAGTGTgagacaagagggaatagagagattcagtcgagctatctaggaatagtattctccactcgattctttcttatttctttctaaatgctggtggttactctctattttcttttgtttggaagtacacatgaagccttggttaaatgttatcttattcaatcttatttttattgtttaatcttagGGTTTGACTATTTCTTAACACGGAAGtgttattttagtcactaatgCTGGAAAGTGCAGTCACAATTCAAGCTAACAAGTATTACAACaaaagttgagtgaggattagaggaatttagtccattGTTATTAATAGTGCCATATttccatcatcggaaggtggggttaatgtgcatgtttaagtctcagattaaatagaggagtgacacttggtaagatatacattgaaatttattgcCTTGACAATCACCTAttcttttataccttgtgagcattTAGTATCCTGCTGCAGATTCATGTTGGCGATCgcaatttatcattatcatatttcattttattattttcaaattattgctCCGACAACTATCGTCATAATTCATCTCATTTCTATCTTGTTATTGCACcaacattaatagacaaaagataACCATCCCTGTGGGATTGATATCCGAtagactcacatctgtctactaCTTGCACTGATAATGTATGGTTGTACATCATTTCTGTGACATTAAATAGCCGACCAAATTTTTGGTGCCGTTTTCGGGGATGGCGTTTGTTTggtgtttatttttgtttttgtgtgtttttgcagtgtattttttttatataatatttagtattcactaactaattttttttctttgttattatttcttCAACTTCATTTTTGGTGGTTTATGACCCAAAGCAAGTTAGATTTTCTTGCTAAttttgatccagaaattgaAAGGACTGCTTGGAATAGACTTCGAGAACAAAGAAATATGGCTCTACTAGGGAACAATGCAGCCATACCCCGATGCAATAGCAAAATGTTAATAACCCATTATTGTTGCAAGATTCCCACATATAAAATAGGACTATACGAGATTTTGTAGTACCTGCCTTGGATGATTTACAACTGGGAGTTGTTAGACCAGAAATCCAAGCTgggaattttgaactcaagcctGTAATGTTCAAATGCTAAATCCTAATGAACAGTATGTGGATTGCCACATGAAGATGCGAGAGAacatcttaaatattttttattgatctgtgcttcctttagtcaaaAAGACGTTCCTGATGATGccttgaagatgcaattatttccttattccttacAGGGAAGAGTCCGTACTTGGTTTTTTTGGGCTACCTGTCGAATTATATACTTCTTTGGATGCACTAGCAACACAgtttattttgtgatttaaCCCACTGATAATGAATGCTCGTCTTTGAAATGATATTACTGGTTATCATCAGTTGGATCATGAAAATCTTCACACCACATAGgaatgatataaatatttacttcaACATTGTCCCATGCACGGCCTTCAACtagaaacacaaattgagaGTTTTTATAATGAGCTGAATTAACATACAAGGAATCTTGTCAACACATCAGCTAATGGACCTCTGTTGGATGCTgtgagaattcttgagagaattgctcagaatgattatTAATACCCTATCTCTAGAGTACAAGAAAAAACTATTCCAAGATTTAATGAGTTGGATGCAATAACCGCACTAAGTGTTCAAGTTTCTTCTCTCACAAACATGATTCAAAATATCCAAAGGACTAGCGGCATTGTACCAATACAAGTCACTCAGGAAGTTGATTTTCCTACTTTTTGTCGTGAGATTTGTAGTGACAACCATAGCTATAAGATTGTCCACAACATTTAGAGAATGATTGTTATAATAGTAACATCCGCAACAATTCTTATGGTATCTCTTACAAAAATTCTGCACGCAACCAACCATTTTGGGAAACTCAGAATGTTGGACAAAATGCTGTGACATTTAGATATGGGAATACATCTTCTCAGGGCAATTATAATCTATGATAAGAGAATTACAATCAACAACAGTAGAACTACAATCAGTGCACTTAGATGCATCCACAATAAGGCCAAACACATCCACACCAAAATCTGATACAGCTACAACACTCTTCAATATCGAATCAACATGTTCAAGGACATCGATAGAAACTGTACACTCAAGCTTCTACTTCTGACCCATTAGCAACTCTTGAGGCGTTAATACGGGAGCATATTACTCGTACGAAAGCTATCGTtcaagggaattcatcttccaTTCGAGCATTGGAGGCACAATTAGGATAACTTGCTTCAAATATGAATACTCGACCACCAGGCTCATTACCTAGTGACATTAAAAATCTTAGTCCAAGGGGGAAAGAAAATTGCAAGGCTATCACTCTTAGAAGTGGTAAACAAACTGGTGAACCGTTTATAGACGCTATTGTAGCACCTCAAAATATGGATGGAGTGATCACTggtgagaaggttgaatctgaAGAGTTTATCGATGCATCAGACAAAGAAGTTCCACAAATTGTCACTTATATGCCTAATGTCTGTCCTTCGAAGCTATCGACGTAATCATAGGTGTCAGCGTAAGTAGATGTATCAGCAGTTCCTGGACACACTAAAGCAACTGCAAATCAACATTCCTTTAGTAGACACTCTGGTACAAATTTCgagttatgggaaatttatgaaagaccttttgtccaagaagaagaagcgaAGAAGCTCActgatattgaaattatttcacTCACAGAAGGCTGTAGTGATGTGTTGAAAAACAAGTTGTCCCTTAAATTGAAAGATCCTAGGAGCTTTACCATCCTATGTTCAATTGGTAATCATTATTTAGGCAAGGCTTTATGCGACTTGGGAGTTAGCATtaacctaatgccactatctactttcaGAAAGATGAGAATTTGTCACATGAAATCTACTGTAGTGACATTATAACAAGCCCATCAATCATTGGCTCAACCTGAAGGGTAAATCAAGGATGTCTTAGTTCGTgtagataaattcatttttctagctaattttatcatacttgactgcAAGGCAGACAAGGAGGTTCCCATATTCTTGGgacgaccatttttagccatCTGCCGAACTCTTATTAATGTTTAGAAAGGTGAACTAACCATGCGAATTAATGATGAGAAAGTCACTTTCAGTGTTTTtcaatctattcaatgcaaggaCAAAAACGAATGCCATACTGCCGATGTGCTAGATAATCTAATTGAGGAAAAATTTAATGACCAAAGCATAATACTTTCTAAAGAGTTTGAAGTGACACCTGATGTCGAGTCCTTAGACGATTGTGAAAACatggttgaagctaataatCTTGAACTCAAGCATAGATGGCAGATAGAATTCTTGGACTTAGCCAACAAAACGGATCCAATTTCAAAGTCATCTATTGAAGAAGCTCATACtctggaattgaaaccactacctcTTCATCTTAAATATATCTTTTTAGGTGATCATAATACTCTTCCAGTTATTGTCTCTGCAACATTggatgtaactcaagaagagaaattggttcATATTCTCTGGCAACATAAACGAGATATTGCTTGAAGTATTACCGATATTCAAGGTATTAgtccttctttttgcatgcacaatatcaagttggaagatgaaggcaagcaattgattgaacaaataagaagataaaacgagaagatgaaggaagttgtcaagaagaaaatcataaaatggcttgatgttGGAATTATTTACCTGATTTATGATAGAAATAGGGTAAGTCCAGTACAATGTGTACCTAAAAATAGTGGCATCACTATGGTTCGTAACGATAAGGACGATTAATTCCTACACGCATTCCCACGAGATGGTGAGTTTGTATGGATTAGTACAAATTGAATGCGGCCACAAAGAAGGATAActtcccacttcctttcattGACCAATGTTGGACCAGCTTGTTGGAAAGGCctattattactttttaaacGGCTATTCTGGGTAAAATAAAATTGCTATTGCACCAAAGGATCGAGAGAAAGCAACCTTCACCTGCCCCGTTAGTACTTTCACTTTTCGCCGTATGCCTTTCAGTCTTTGCAACGCACCAGCCACATTTCAAtggtgcatgatggcaatattctcaaatatgatCGAAGACtctttagaggtttttatggatgattttccAGTCTAtaggaatgattttgatcattgtactgacaatttggataaattattaaagcGGTGTGAGGACACACATCTTAAcctgaattgggaaaaatgtcatttcatggcaactaAAGGGATAGTGTTTGGTCATTGCATCTCTAGTTAAGGCATTCAAGTAGACAAAGCTAAGGTGGAAATCATTAAGCAATTACATCCACAACAAACGTGAAagatattttcagttttttggGACATGTGGGGTTTTACCAAAGGTTTATTAGAGagttttcaaaatttgcaaAGCCCTTTTGGTCATTGGTGGAACAGagtcaaaattttttctttgacGATTCATGTCTAAATGCCTTTATTCAGTTAAAAAAGTAGCTAGTGAATGCACCCATTGTCATTGCACTagattggtctcaaccttttaAAGTTATGTGTAATACAAGCGACTATGATGTGGATGTGGTTCTAGGACAAcgaaaggaaaaaatatttcacgccatctattatgctagcaaaactcttacagagGCTCAATTCAATTATACCAGCACAGAGAAAGAATTACTGGCTGTAGtctttgcttttgacaagtttcatTCCTACCTTGTCGGTGCAAAGGTTACTATATTCACTAATCACTTAGTGTTGAGATATCTCTTTGCAAAAAAGAATGTCAAACCAAGACTGATACACTTGATATTACTATTATaagaatttgacatcgagaGAAAAGATTGTAAGGCTTCAGAGAATCAAGTTGCGGACCATCTGTCTTAATTGGAAGTTGGCAGGGAAGACgaaaacatacttcaaattattGACGCATTCCCAAATGAGAAGTTATTTACTGTAGATGAAACTCTTCGGTATGCGGATTCTTCtaattatctagtgtgtggaAAACTCCTATTGGGTGTTACAGGCCATAAAAAAAGATTTCTTCATGATGTAGTTAAGTATCATTAGAACGAGCCATATTTATTCAAGGAATGCAGTGACAACATCATTCGACCTTGTGTTCTGGAAGAGGAGATGCTTTTAATCCTGAAGAATtgtcatgatgctccttatggAGGTCATTTCGGTGGAATGAGAACTGCTACTAAAGTTCTCTAATCAGAATTCAACTGGTCGTCAATATTCAAAGACCCccacaattttgtgaatcaatgcgATAAGTGTCAATGCATTGATTCTATATCCCGACGCCATGAAATGTTTCAGCAGCCAATTATAGAGgttgaattattcgatgtttggggtattgatTTTATTGGACTATTTCTGAGTTCATTTcgaaatctttatatattagtagttgTTGACTACGTCTCGAagttattgcagtcactgacacTGAAAAGTGAAGTGACagtttgagccaacaagcattacaacggaagttgagtgaggattagaggaatttagtgcacttgttcttaatagtgccatTCTGCCATCATCGAAAGGTGAGATTAATATGCATAGTTAAGTTTGAGGTTAAATGAAGGTGTAACGCTgagtaagatatacattgaattttattgcatcgacaatcacctatacTTTTacaccttgtgagcacttagtatcctgctgaagattcatgttggggatcccaggttatcatcatcatcatattttatttttttgtttctaaagTTATTGTAGACAAGTATCCTCACAATTCATCTCGTTTATATCCAATTATTGTaccgacattaatagacaaaagacaccTACccctgtgggatcgatatccgacaagctcacatctgtctactatagTTGCTTAgatagtgtacgcttgcacattattgatGTGACGTTAAACAACCACCatgtttttggcaccgttgccggGGATGGTTGttgtttgatatttatttttgtttttgtgtgtgtttgcactttattttccttatataatatttagtattcactaactggttctttttctttgttgctatttctttaacttcatttttgatgttttatgactTGAAGAAATTCAGAATTTCTTGTCGCTTTTGatccaaaaattgaaaggaGTGTTCAGAATAGACTTCgagaacaaaaaaatatggCTCTACCAGGGAATAATGCAGCCATACCCTTGATGCAGCAGTAAAATGTTAATAACCCATTGTTTTCGTAAGATGCTCGCATACAAAATAGGACTATAcgatattttgtattatttgttgTAGATGATTTGCAACCAGGAGTTGTTAGGCCAGCAATCCAAGCTgggaattttgaactcaagcaagtaatgtttcaaatgttgaattctaaTGGATAATATGTTAGACCGCCACATGAAGATGCATgagaacatcttaaatcctttttattgatCTGTGCTTCCTTTAATCAATAAGGGTTCCTGATGATGCCTTGAAGAtccaattatttccttattccttatAGGGGAGAACACGTACTTGGTTTTTTGGACTACCTGTCGGATCAATTACTTCGTGGGATGAGCTAGCAACATAGTTTGTTTTGCGATTTAACCCGCCGATAATGAATGCTCGTTTCAAAATGATATTACTGCTTATCATTAGCTTGACAATGAAAATCTTCACACCACATGGGAACGTTATAAAACTTTACTCCAACGTTGCCCCATACACAACATTCAACCAGAAATGCAAACTGAGATTTTTCATAATGGACTGAATTCACATACAAGAAATCTTGTCGACGCATCAGCCAATTGACCTCTTCtagattgtacttataatgatgttgtgagaattcttgagagaattgctcagaatgattatcaatgCCCTATCTCTAGAGTTGCACAAGCAAAAACTAATCCAAGAGTTATTGAATAGGATTTAATAACCGTACtaagtgctcaagtttcttctctcacaaacatgattaaaaatatgtaaggGACGAGTGGAattgcacctatacaagtcgctcagcaagttgatgttcctacttTTTCTTGTGAGAATTGTAGCGAAAACCATAGTTATGTAGACTGTCCACAACATGTAGAGAATGCCTGTTATATTAGTAACATCCACAACAATTCTTATGAAAATTCTTAAACAACTCTGTATGAAACCAACCGTTTTGAGAAACTCAGAATGCTGGACAAAATGCCGTAACATTCAGCTATCGGAATACATCTACTCAAGGCAGTTATAATCCCAGACAAGGAAATTACAATCAGCAGTAGCAGAACTATAATTAGAACACATATATGCATCCACAACAATGTTAGACACATCTACACCAAAATCTGATGCATCCAGAACACTCTTCAATACAAAATCAACAAGTTTAAGGCTATCAACAGCAACCGTACACTCAAGCTTCTACTTTTGACCCATTGGCAACTTTTGAGGCGTTAATGTTAGAGTATATTACTAGGACGGAAGCTATCGTccaagggaattcatcttcgATTCGAGCATTGGAGGCACAGTTAGGACATCTTGCTTCCAAACTAAATACTCGACCATCAGGTTCATTACCTAGTCACACGAAAATTCCTAGTCCGAAggggaaataaaattataaggttatcactcttaggagtggtaaacaaactaGCGAACTGTTTATTGACTCTACTATAGCACCTCAAGATACGGATGGAGTGATCACtaatgagaaggttgaatctaAAGAATTTATCAATGCATTAGATAAAGAAGTTCCACAAATTATAACTCAAATGCCTATTGTCTGACCTTCGAAACTATCGGCGCAATCAAAGGTGTCAGCACAAGCATATATATCTGTACCTTTAACTTTCCCACAAAGATTCAGGAAGAATAAGCATGAAAAGAAGTATTAGCAGTTCTTGTACACACTGAAGCAACTGCAGATCAACATTCCTTTAGTAGATGTTCTGGTACAAATTTCGAGTTAtgagaaatttatgaaagacctcTTATCCAAGAAGAAAAAGCTCACTAATATTGAAACTATTACGCTCACAGAAGGCTATAGTGTTGTTTTGACGAGCAAGTTGCCCCCTAAATTGAATGATCCTTGGAGCTTTACCATCATATGTTCAATTAGCAATCATTATTTGGGTAAGGATTTATGCGACTTTGGAGCTAGCATTAACCTAATGCCACTACCTACTTTcagaaagttgggaattggtcacatgaaaTCTACTGCAGTGACATTACAACTGGCTGATGGATCCTTGGCTCAACTtgaagggaaaataaaagaCGTCTTAGTTCATGtggataaatttgttttttcagCTGATTTTATCATAATTGATCGCGAGTCAAACAAGGAGGCTCCCATAATCTTGGAACTACCATTTTTAGCCACTGGCCAAACTCTAATTGATGTATATCAAGGTGAACTAACCATGCGACTTAATGATGAGCAAGTCACCTTCagtgtttttgaatctgttCAATGCAATAACAAAGAAGAATGTCATACTGTTGATGtgctagatgatctaattgaggaagaattcaatGGCCAAAGCACGACACTCTTTGAAGAGTTTGCAGTGACATCTGATGTTGAATTCTTAGCCGATTGTGACAGCATGGTTGAAGCTCATAATGTTCAACTTAAGCATGGATGGCAGATTGAATCCTAAGACCTAGCCAATAGAACAACcccaattttcaaaccatctaTTGAGGAAGTTCCTACTCTGGAATTGAAACAACTGCCTCCTCATCTTAAATATGTCTTTCTAGGTGATCACAATACTCTCCCAGTTATTGTCTCTGTAACACTGTACGCAACTCAAGAAGAGAACTTGGTCCATATTTTTGAGTAACATAAAATATCTATTACTTGGAGTATTGCTAATATTCAATGTATTAGTTCTTCTATTTGCATGCAGAATatcaagttggaagatgaaggCAAGCAATTGATTGAACAATAAGGAAGATTAAATGAGAAGATGAATGAAGTTGTCAAAaatgaaatcataaaatggcttgatgctagaattatttacccgatttctgatagcaattgggtaagtccagtgcaatgcgtgcctaaaaagagtggcatcaTTGTGGTTTACAATGATAAGGAGGAATTAATTCCTACATGCATTCCCACGGGATGGtgagtttgtatggattatcaCAAATTGAATGCGGCCACAAAGAAAGATCACTTGCCACTTCCTTTCATCGACCAAATGCTGGACTGGCTTGTTGGAAAAGCCTATTATTgctttttagatggctattctaGGTACAATCAAATTACTATTGCACCAGAGGATCAGGAGAAAACAACCTTCACCTACCCTTTTGGTACTTTCGCTTTTCACCGTATGCCTTTTGGTCTTTGCAACCCAGcaaccacatttcaaaggtgcatACTGGCAATATTCTAATATATGATCAAAGACTCTTTAGAGgtgtttatggatgatttctcgtCTATGggaataatttttattagtgcgctaacaatttggataaaatacTGAAGTGATGTGAGTACACACATC of Gossypium raimondii isolate GPD5lz chromosome 3, ASM2569854v1, whole genome shotgun sequence contains these proteins:
- the LOC105795757 gene encoding uncharacterized protein LOC105795757, which encodes MKDLLSKKKKLTNIETITLTEGYSVVLTSKLPPKLNDPWSFTIICSISNHYLGKDLCDFGASINLMPLPTFRKLGIGHMKSTAVTLQLADGSLAQLEGKIKDVLVHVDKFVFSADFIIIDRESNKEAPIILELPFLATGQTLIDVYQGELTMRLNDEQVTFSVFESVQCNNKEECHTVDVLDDLIEEEFNGQSTTLFEEFAVTSDVEFLADCDSMVEAHNVQLKHGWQIES